The proteins below are encoded in one region of Amorphus orientalis:
- a CDS encoding dipeptide ABC transporter ATP-binding protein, translated as MLSISNLCVSFKTRRGDVDAVKGVSFELANGERLGIVGESGSGKSVTSYALMRILDAGGRIKAGEAVYGGVDLRRASESAMKDIRGREISMIFQNPRAALNPIRKVGHQIEDVLRRHGQATASNAKEKAIEALEAVRINDAPARYEAYPFELSGGMCQRIVIAIALACNPRLLIADEPTTGLDITTQKTVMDLVDELVRARGMSSILITHDLGLASQYCDRIMVMKDGLIVEEGDPAELFANPQHPYTNRLVDATPRRGVSIRSLLPEDRRTPEPPREIRDEPLLEILNLRKTYMGKSGPVHAVKGVSFTIRQGESVGLVGESGCGKSTTSSMIVRLLDSSSGQILYKGEDLAALPAKDFARNPLRGKIQMVFQDATDSLNPRHTARQSIAEPLHRMTDLKGERLAARVLELAELTGLPAHLLDRFPHQLSGGQKARVGIARAIAPDPDLLILDEPTAALDVSIQALVLNLLADLRARLGMSYLFVSHDLNVVRLLCDKVVVMKGGAIVEAGPVEAVMDAPTNPYTSELLSAAPQAPSRRAA; from the coding sequence ATGCTGTCGATCTCCAACCTCTGCGTCTCCTTCAAGACCCGGCGCGGCGACGTCGATGCGGTGAAGGGCGTCTCCTTCGAGCTCGCCAACGGCGAACGCCTCGGCATCGTCGGCGAAAGCGGCTCGGGCAAGTCGGTCACCTCCTACGCGCTGATGCGCATCCTCGACGCCGGCGGACGGATCAAGGCCGGCGAGGCCGTCTACGGCGGCGTCGATCTCCGCCGGGCGTCGGAATCCGCAATGAAGGACATCCGCGGCCGGGAGATCTCGATGATCTTCCAGAATCCGCGCGCCGCCCTCAATCCGATCCGCAAGGTCGGCCACCAGATCGAGGACGTGCTCCGCCGCCACGGCCAGGCGACGGCGTCGAACGCGAAGGAAAAGGCCATCGAGGCGCTGGAGGCGGTCCGCATCAACGACGCGCCGGCCCGCTACGAGGCCTACCCGTTCGAGCTGTCCGGCGGCATGTGCCAGCGCATCGTCATCGCCATCGCGCTCGCCTGCAATCCGCGGCTGCTGATCGCCGACGAGCCGACCACCGGCCTCGACATCACCACCCAGAAGACGGTGATGGATCTCGTCGACGAGCTGGTCCGGGCGCGCGGCATGTCGTCGATCCTGATCACCCACGATCTCGGGCTGGCCTCGCAGTACTGCGACCGGATCATGGTGATGAAGGACGGGCTGATCGTGGAGGAAGGCGACCCGGCCGAGCTGTTCGCGAATCCGCAGCACCCCTATACGAACCGGCTGGTCGACGCGACGCCGCGCCGGGGGGTCAGCATCCGCTCGCTGCTGCCGGAGGATCGGCGCACGCCGGAGCCTCCGCGCGAGATCAGGGACGAGCCGCTTCTGGAGATCCTCAATCTCAGGAAGACCTACATGGGCAAGTCCGGTCCTGTTCATGCGGTCAAGGGCGTCAGCTTCACGATCCGCCAGGGCGAAAGCGTCGGGCTCGTCGGCGAATCCGGCTGCGGCAAGTCGACCACCTCGTCAATGATCGTGCGCCTGCTCGATTCGAGCTCCGGCCAGATCCTCTATAAGGGCGAGGATCTGGCGGCGCTGCCGGCAAAGGACTTCGCCCGCAATCCGCTGCGCGGGAAGATCCAGATGGTGTTCCAGGACGCCACCGACAGCCTCAATCCCCGCCACACCGCCCGCCAGTCGATCGCGGAGCCGCTGCACCGGATGACCGACCTCAAGGGCGAGCGGCTCGCCGCCCGCGTGCTGGAACTTGCCGAACTGACCGGGCTGCCCGCCCATCTGCTCGACCGGTTTCCACACCAGCTCTCCGGCGGCCAGAAGGCCCGTGTCGGGATTGCCCGGGCGATCGCGCCGGACCCGGACCTGCTCATCCTCGACGAGCCGACCGCGGCCCTCGACGTCTCCATCCAGGCGCTGGTGCTCAACCTCTTGGCCGATCTGAGGGCACGGCTCGGCATGAGCTACCTGTTCGTCAGCCACGATCTCAACGTGGTGCGCCTGCTCTGCGACAAGGTCGTGGTGATGAAGGGCGGCGCCATCGTCGAGGCCGGGCCGGTCGAGGCCGTCATGGACGCACCGACCAATCCGTACACCTCCGAACTCCTGTCCGCCGCCCCCCAGGCACCGTCCCGCCGGGCCGCATAG
- a CDS encoding ABC transporter permease produces MTDGTLPAAPVARSQTASHILYVLRENPVTAASFVMFAFFLLSALIGPYVVPYDPLATDAVNALQPPSFAHPFGTDALGRDVFSRVIVATRLDLVISVAAVAISFVIGSVLGAIAGYRGGLIDAVLNRILDTIMAFPLFVLAMGIVAALGNSVTNIIIATAIINIPFYARLVRAEVNIRREAGFALAAKLAGNSDARVLAFHIFPNALPPMMVQVSLNLGWAILNAAGLSFIGLGVKPPTPEWGIMVAEGANYIVSGEWWLALFPGLWLMLAVFTFNMMGDGLRDIVDPRRRT; encoded by the coding sequence ATGACCGATGGCACCCTCCCCGCGGCGCCGGTTGCCCGGTCGCAGACGGCCTCGCACATTCTCTACGTCCTGCGCGAGAACCCGGTCACCGCCGCCTCGTTCGTGATGTTCGCCTTTTTCCTGCTGTCGGCGCTGATCGGACCCTACGTCGTCCCCTACGACCCGCTGGCGACCGACGCGGTCAATGCGCTGCAGCCGCCGAGTTTCGCCCACCCGTTCGGCACCGACGCCCTCGGCCGCGACGTGTTCAGCCGGGTGATCGTCGCGACCCGGCTCGACCTGGTGATCTCGGTCGCGGCGGTGGCGATCTCCTTCGTGATCGGCTCGGTGCTGGGCGCGATCGCCGGCTACCGGGGCGGCCTGATCGACGCGGTCCTGAACCGGATCCTCGACACGATCATGGCGTTCCCGCTGTTCGTGCTGGCAATGGGCATCGTCGCCGCACTCGGCAACTCGGTGACGAACATCATCATCGCCACCGCGATCATCAACATCCCGTTCTACGCCCGGCTGGTCAGGGCTGAGGTCAACATCCGGCGCGAGGCCGGCTTCGCGCTCGCCGCCAAGCTCGCCGGAAACTCAGACGCCCGGGTGCTCGCCTTCCACATCTTCCCGAACGCGCTGCCGCCGATGATGGTCCAGGTCTCGCTCAATCTCGGCTGGGCCATCCTCAACGCGGCCGGGCTGAGCTTCATCGGCCTCGGCGTGAAACCGCCGACGCCGGAATGGGGCATCATGGTCGCCGAGGGCGCCAACTACATCGTCTCGGGCGAATGGTGGCTCGCGCTCTTCCCCGGCCTCTGGCTGATGCTCGCCGTGTTCACCTTCAACATGATGGGCGACGGCCTGCGCGACATCGTCGACCCGCGCCGGAGGACCTGA
- a CDS encoding ABC transporter permease — protein MRGRGTAILLRIAQAVPVIFGVIVISFVLTRALPGDPAVQFAGAAATPESIEEVRKALGLDKSLPEQFAIYLGDLAQGDLGQSVSTGRPVLTELAARLPASLELTLTALILSCVVAIPLGILAATRPGSWVDQLCRLLVTAGVSLPTFFTGLVLIYVFYYVLGIAPSPLGRLDFIYLDPPHVTGFFLIDAALAGDWETWVGALKQLILPAVTLALFTLAPIARMTRAAMLTALGADYVRTARAAGLSRHKILYGYAFRNALLPVVTTLGMVFSFVLGANVLVEKVFAWPGIGSYAVEALVVSDYAAVQGFVLAMALLFVVLNLVIDLAYSVIDPRFGAEAK, from the coding sequence ATGAGAGGACGCGGCACCGCCATCTTGTTGCGCATCGCCCAGGCGGTGCCCGTCATCTTCGGCGTGATCGTGATCAGCTTCGTGCTGACCCGCGCGCTGCCCGGGGACCCCGCCGTGCAGTTCGCCGGCGCGGCGGCGACCCCGGAATCGATCGAGGAGGTGCGCAAGGCGCTCGGCCTCGACAAGTCGCTGCCCGAACAGTTCGCGATCTACCTGGGCGACCTCGCCCAGGGCGATCTCGGCCAGTCGGTCTCCACCGGCCGGCCGGTCCTGACCGAGCTCGCCGCCCGGCTGCCGGCGTCGCTGGAACTGACGCTAACCGCGCTGATCCTGTCTTGCGTGGTCGCGATCCCGCTCGGCATCCTCGCCGCGACGCGGCCGGGAAGCTGGGTCGACCAGCTCTGCCGGCTGCTGGTGACGGCGGGCGTCTCGCTGCCGACCTTCTTCACCGGCCTCGTGCTGATCTACGTGTTCTACTACGTGCTCGGGATCGCGCCCTCGCCGCTCGGCCGGCTCGACTTCATCTATCTCGACCCGCCCCACGTTACCGGCTTCTTCCTGATCGACGCCGCACTTGCGGGCGACTGGGAGACCTGGGTCGGCGCGCTCAAGCAGCTCATCCTGCCGGCCGTGACGCTGGCGCTGTTCACGCTTGCGCCGATCGCCCGGATGACCCGGGCCGCGATGCTCACCGCGCTCGGCGCCGACTATGTCCGCACCGCCCGCGCGGCCGGGCTGAGCCGGCACAAGATCCTCTACGGCTACGCCTTCCGCAACGCGCTGCTGCCGGTCGTGACCACGCTCGGCATGGTTTTCTCCTTCGTGCTCGGCGCCAACGTGCTGGTGGAAAAGGTGTTCGCCTGGCCCGGCATCGGCTCGTACGCGGTCGAAGCCCTGGTCGTCTCCGACTACGCCGCCGTGCAGGGCTTCGTGCTCGCCATGGCGCTGCTCTTCGTCGTCCTCAACCTGGTGATCGATCTCGCCTACTCCGTCATCGATCCCCGCTTCGGAGCGGAAGCAAAATGA
- a CDS encoding ABC transporter substrate-binding protein: protein MDRRQLLKGGAAIVGVVPFARAFPVFAASADQIVVVTGQTINSLDLHRTGTNRPSYQVAINCYDRLVTFGTKTLENGDISFDYSQIEPELAESWTTSEDGLTITFKLKPDATFWDGRKVTAEDVKWSFDRAVSVGGFPTTQMKAGGLSRPDQFEAVDEATFVVKLDAPSKLSLPDLAVPVPFVINSEVAKAHATADDPWATEYLHTNPAGSGAYKVARWDSGQQIVFERFDGWVGGPLPQVKRVIQREVPSPATRRALIERGDVQVSFDIPDKDAAELAEKMTVYSTPIANTIHVVGLNFAFEPFQDPKVRQAIAYAIPYEAIFQTAAYGRGAPLWGATDPITDASWPRKSPYFTDLDKAKELMAASSFANGFKVPLSISTDLASWMEPTALLIQEAVGKIGITCEVEKIPGANWRTAVLVEKRLPFHLENFGGWLDTPDYYFFWAYMKGNLFNSSNYENEELQKLTEETLPMAQDDPEYLPKIKRMFEIAFADLPRIPLYQPALNVAVNGASGYQFWFHRQLDVRPLSVAEG, encoded by the coding sequence ATGGACAGACGTCAGCTTCTGAAGGGCGGCGCGGCGATCGTCGGCGTCGTGCCCTTCGCCAGGGCCTTCCCCGTTTTCGCCGCCTCGGCCGACCAGATCGTCGTGGTCACCGGCCAGACCATCAACAGCCTCGACCTGCACCGCACCGGCACCAACCGGCCGAGCTACCAGGTCGCCATCAACTGCTACGACCGTCTCGTGACGTTCGGCACCAAGACGCTGGAAAACGGCGACATCTCGTTCGACTATTCCCAGATCGAACCGGAGTTGGCGGAGAGCTGGACCACTTCCGAGGACGGCCTGACCATCACCTTCAAGCTGAAGCCGGACGCCACCTTCTGGGACGGCCGCAAGGTCACCGCCGAAGACGTGAAGTGGTCGTTCGACCGTGCCGTGTCGGTCGGCGGCTTCCCGACCACCCAGATGAAGGCGGGCGGGCTCAGCCGTCCTGACCAGTTCGAGGCCGTCGACGAGGCGACCTTCGTGGTCAAGCTCGACGCGCCGTCGAAGCTCTCGCTGCCCGACCTAGCCGTGCCGGTGCCCTTCGTGATCAACTCCGAGGTCGCAAAGGCGCACGCCACGGCCGACGATCCGTGGGCGACGGAATATCTGCACACCAACCCGGCCGGCTCGGGCGCCTACAAGGTCGCGCGCTGGGATTCGGGCCAGCAGATCGTCTTTGAGCGGTTCGACGGCTGGGTCGGCGGTCCGCTGCCGCAGGTGAAGCGCGTCATCCAGCGCGAGGTGCCGAGCCCGGCCACACGGCGCGCACTGATCGAGCGCGGCGACGTGCAGGTGTCGTTCGACATCCCCGACAAGGACGCCGCCGAGCTCGCCGAGAAGATGACGGTCTACTCGACCCCGATCGCCAACACGATCCACGTCGTCGGCCTCAACTTCGCGTTCGAGCCGTTCCAGGACCCGAAGGTGCGCCAGGCGATCGCCTATGCGATCCCCTACGAGGCGATCTTCCAGACCGCCGCCTACGGCCGCGGAGCGCCGCTGTGGGGCGCCACCGATCCGATCACGGACGCGAGCTGGCCGCGCAAGTCGCCCTATTTCACCGATCTCGACAAGGCGAAGGAGCTGATGGCCGCCTCGTCGTTCGCGAACGGCTTCAAGGTGCCGCTGTCGATCTCGACCGATCTCGCCAGCTGGATGGAGCCCACCGCACTCCTGATCCAGGAGGCGGTCGGCAAGATCGGCATCACCTGCGAGGTGGAGAAGATCCCCGGCGCCAACTGGCGCACCGCGGTGCTCGTCGAAAAGCGGCTGCCGTTCCACCTGGAGAATTTCGGCGGCTGGCTGGATACGCCCGACTACTACTTCTTCTGGGCGTACATGAAGGGCAACCTGTTCAACTCGTCCAACTACGAGAACGAGGAGCTGCAGAAGCTCACCGAGGAAACCCTGCCGATGGCGCAGGACGACCCGGAGTACTTGCCCAAGATCAAGCGGATGTTCGAGATCGCGTTCGCCGATCTGCCGCGCATCCCGCTCTACCAGCCGGCGCTCAACGTCGCGGTCAACGGCGCCTCCGGATACCAGTTCTGGTTCCACCGCCAGCTCGACGTCCGCCCGCTCTCCGTCGCCGAGGGCTAG
- a CDS encoding LysR family transcriptional regulator, with product MRHLYTFQLIDAVARAGSMRRAAEDMNITASALTRRINRFEAEFGAEVFERLPGGVRLNPAGELLLHHYRAMQSDLSRVQGQVADLSGVRRGHVSIACSQATLPYFLPEQIALYRAAHPGVTFTVNVRDRAQAEQELATYSSDLALVFEPVYLVDFEVIHIAPQPVHVIMQPSHPLARKTELRLRDCLDVPHVVPSAKYGVRHLLDYAARRGVRRVSPVIETESFELIRHYVLHENLIGFQIPIGLEDRADGALVYRPISERDVQPGGLILGQMRGRTLPVASARFAMQLASALKAYG from the coding sequence ATGAGGCACCTGTACACGTTTCAGTTGATCGACGCGGTGGCGCGGGCCGGCTCGATGCGGCGGGCGGCGGAAGACATGAACATCACCGCCTCCGCCCTGACGCGGCGGATCAACCGCTTCGAGGCGGAATTCGGAGCGGAGGTGTTCGAGCGGCTGCCGGGCGGCGTCCGGCTCAATCCGGCCGGCGAGCTGCTGCTGCACCACTACCGGGCCATGCAGTCGGACCTGTCACGGGTGCAGGGGCAGGTGGCCGATCTGTCCGGCGTACGGCGGGGGCATGTCTCGATTGCCTGTTCCCAGGCGACGCTGCCCTATTTCCTGCCGGAGCAGATCGCCCTTTATCGCGCAGCCCATCCCGGCGTGACCTTCACCGTCAACGTCCGGGACCGCGCCCAGGCGGAGCAGGAACTCGCGACCTACTCCAGCGACCTGGCCCTCGTCTTCGAGCCGGTCTATCTCGTCGATTTCGAGGTCATCCACATCGCGCCGCAGCCGGTCCACGTGATCATGCAGCCGAGCCACCCGCTTGCCCGCAAGACGGAACTGCGGCTCAGGGACTGTCTCGACGTCCCGCACGTCGTTCCGTCTGCAAAATACGGGGTCCGGCATCTGCTGGACTACGCGGCCCGGCGCGGGGTGCGTCGCGTATCGCCGGTCATCGAGACGGAGAGCTTTGAACTCATCCGTCACTACGTGCTGCACGAAAACCTGATCGGGTTTCAGATCCCGATCGGTCTCGAGGATCGCGCTGATGGCGCGCTGGTGTACCGGCCGATCTCGGAGCGCGATGTCCAGCCGGGCGGCCTGATCCTCGGACAGATGCGCGGACGCACGCTGCCTGTGGCTTCCGCGCGCTTCGCCATGCAGTTGGCAAGTGCGCTCAAGGCTTATGGATGA